The following nucleotide sequence is from Streptomyces sp. NBC_00239.
TGGCGGCCGCGCTGTCGGCGTGGGCCGCGCCGCTGCTGCCCGAGGGGTCGGCCCGGCTGGCCGCCGTGCTCGGGGTGCCCGCGGACGGCCCGGTGTCGGCCGAGGCCCTGCGCGTGCCGCGGACGGCCGGGCGGCTGGCCCGTACGGACGGGCCGGTGTTCGGAGCCTGAGCGCTCGCGCCGCCCGGGCGGCCCTTCACCCTCGGGTGTCGGGCTGCCCGGGCGCGCTGCTGTCCGGGGCCACGACCGCCGACGGGATACTTCCCTCCATTTCGCGCAGGAGGTAGCCGGCGTGGACGCGGCTCTTCGCTCCGATGCGTTCCATGATCTTGGCGATGTGCCGCTGGCAGGTCCGCACGGTCATGCCCATGCGCCGGGCAATGACCTTGTCCTGTTCGCCGAGGAGAAGCAGGCGGATAATATCCTCCTTCGCCTTGTCCGAGGCGAAAATGGCCTGGTCTCTCCCATGGTTTGTCGGAAATTCTTCGGCCTGTCCCCACATGCGCTCGAAGGTCGCCACGAGAAAACCGACGATATTCGGCTCGCGGATGACCAGCGCGCCGAGCGGGTTGTCGCGCAGCTCGATCACCACGACCTCCTGGTCGAAGGCGATCATGCGCATGAAGCCGTCCCCGAGGGTGCGGACCTCCGCCCCGAGTTCGCTGACGATCTCCACGTACGAGGTGGTGGTCGCGCTGAACTGGGCGGTGTGCTGGTAGAGCGTGCGCATCCGCACCCCGCGCCCCAGCAGTTCCTCGGTCCGGGTCATGGCCTCCTGGAGCACGTCTTCGTCGCGGGCTCCGCCGGGCTGCGAGGTGAGGACCTCGAAGGTGGCCTGAGCTGCGAGTCTGGTCAGCTGGTCGCGTACGGCGGAGACGCTGTGCAGCTCTTCGACGGCGGGCCGGCGCAGCCTGCGGGCGAGGCCGCCCTCGTATACCGGGGTGAGCTCGTCGCGGAGCCGGTCGGCGGCGCTGCGCAGCTGCCGGGCCTGCTGGGCGACGGGGTGGACGAGTTCGTCGGAGGCGGCGTCGGGGGAGGCGGCGACGTAGTGCGCCTCCGGGGTGCCGACGGCGAGCAGCAGGCGTCGTTCCACGAGGCTCCGCACCGCTTTTTTCACTTCGGCCTGCGGAATGCCCTCCAGTGTGAAAGCGTCCATGTCCCGCAACCCGGAGCTCTCCACCGCGCGTGTATAGACGGCCAGTTCCAAAGAACTGAGCGGCGCGAGCAGATCAATACCCGGTATGTCGCGTTCGTCCATTTTATTCACCCCTCCTGATGTAGCTCGTGCATATAAGCATGCCTGCACGCGGCCGCGTGGACAGGGGCGGGATGGCAGGGTGGAAACATCGTTCCGGGGGGTTGCGGTGGCTTCAGCAGCCATTACGAAAGCAAGAGAGCAATGGATATACAGAGCACTCTTTTCCTGTCGTTTCTGCTGGCCGCAACAATTGTTTGCATAACCCCCGGCCCCGATATGCTGTACGTGATGTCCTACGGGGTGTCACAGGGCCGGACGGGCGGCGTCTCGGCAGCCGCCGGAGTCGCCGGCGGCATGTTCGTGCACGCGGTGCTCGCCGCCCTCGGGGTGGCTCTCCTCATGTCCGAGTACCCCTGGCTCCTGATGATTTTCAAGGGCATCGGAATCGCCTATCTGATCTATCTCGGCGTCTCCATCATCCGAGACAAGTCGGATCTGTCGGTGAACGCGGACAAGTCCCGGCGGTCACACGCGAAGATCGCCTACAAGGCGATGATCGTGAATCTCACGAACCCCAAGGTGATTGTTTTCTACGTGGCATTCCTGCCGCAGTTCACCTCGCCTTCGGGATGGCCCGTCCCGGCCCAGCTCTTCGTACTCGGTTCCATTTTCGTGAGCATCGGCTTCGCCGCCGACGCCCTCGTGGGCGTGGCCAGCGGCGCGCTGAGCAAGCGGTTCGCCAACAGCAAGACCTTCACCCGGCGCGTCAACGTCTCCTGCGGAATCGTCATGTTCGTGCTCGCCGCGATTCTGCTGCTCGACATCTGACACCCGGCAGCCGAACACCGCCGTCCCGCCCGCGGCGCCGCCGGGACCGCCACCCGGCCCGCTCCGGTCCTCGGACCACACCCCCGTCAGCATTTCTCACCAAGGGAATTCCGTGTCCGTTGCAGAAATCCACCCGTCACCCGCGCCGGCCGACGTCCGCGCGCTGCGCCCCCGGGTATGGCCGACGACAGCCGCACAGGACCCCGCCGGTGTGCTGAACATCGGCGGCGTTCCCGTCACGGAAATCGCCGAGCGTTTCGGCACACCCGCCTACCTCTTCGACGAAACCGATTTCCGGATGCGCTGCTCCGAATTCCGGACGGCCTTCCACGATTTCGACGTCTACTACGCCGGAAAGGCCTTCCTCACCCGTACGAGCGCCCGCCTCGCGGAAGAGGCCGGGCTCAGCCTGGACGTCTGCACCGAGGGCGAACTCGCCTACGCGAAGGCCGTGGACTACCCGGCCGACCGCATCCTGATGCACGGCAACAACAAGTCGGAGGCCGAGCTGGCCGCCGCCCTCGCCTACGGCGTCGGCCGCATCGTGGTCGACTCCCGCGAGGAGCTCGACCGCCTGGAGGCGCTCGCTCCACAGTTCCCCGGCACCCGCCCCAAGGTCCTGCTGCGCGTCACCGTCGGCGTCCGCGCCGACACCCACGCCCACATCGCCACCGCCCACGAGGACCAGAAGTTCGGGTTCTCCCTGGTCAGCGGCGAGGCCGAGGAGGCCGTCCGCCGGGTGGCCCGCGGCGGCCTGCTGGAACTGCGCGGCCTGCACAGCCACATCGGCTCCCAGATCCTCACCACCGACGGGTTCGTGGCCGCCGCCCGCCGGCTCCTGGGCCTGCGCGCCAAGCTCGGCGCCGAGGGCATCGCCCTGCCCGAGATCGACCTCGGCGGCGGCTTCGGCATCGCCTACACCGCCGACGACGAGCCCACCCCGCCCGCCCGGATGGCCGACATCCTGCGCACCGTCGTCGCCGAGGAGTGCGCCGCCCTCGGCACCGACGTACCGCGCCTCGCGATCGAACCCGGCCGCGCGATCGCCGGCCCCTCCGGCGTCACCCTGTACCGGGTCGGCACCGTCAAGGTCCGCGAGGGCCTGCGCACGTACGTCGCCGTCGACGGCGGCATGAGCGACAACGTGCGCACCGCCCTGTACGACGCCACCTACTCGGTGCAGCTCGCCGGCCGCGTCTCGGACGCCGAGCCCACCCTGGTCAGGGTCGTCGGCAAGCACTGCGACGCGGGCGACGTCGTCGTCAAGGACGACCACCTGCCCTCCGACGTGCGGGCCGGCGACCTCGTCGCCGTACCGGGCACCGGTGCGTACTGCCGCAGCCTCGCGCACACCTACAACCAGATCCCGCGGCCGCCCGTCATCGCGGTCGCCGACGGCCGCGCGCGGGTGATCGTGCGCCGCGAGACCGTCGAGGACCTCATGGCGCTCGACCTCGGATGACGACCGCCCCGCCCCGGACGACAGCGGCCACCCCGCGCCCCGGACCACGGCGGCCCCGGACGACGACCGCACCCCTTGCCTCCCGCCCCGCGCGACCCACGAAGGAGCCCGAGCCGGCATGACCAAGCACCGCAGCACCGACGCGTACACCAACAGCATCGAGGCGCCGACCTACCAGAGCGCCTCGTACTACTTCAACAACGCCGATCACGTGAAGGCCGGCCTGCACGACCGCTCGGAGCCCGCCGGACGGTACGGCCGCTACTCGAACCCCACGTGGATCGAGGTCGAGAACAAGCTCAGCGAACTCAGCGGCGCCGAGAGCTCACTGCTCTTCGCCTCCGGCATGGCCGCCCACGTCACCGCGTTCCTCACGCTCCTGGAGGCCGGCGACGAGGTGGTCCTGCCCTCCGAGTCGTACCGGCAGGTCCGCAACGTCTTCCACCACATCCTGCCGAAGTTCGGCGTGAAGGTGCACGAGTTCTCGATCCGGGACCCCGACGCGTTCGTCGCGAACATCGCGGCACTCCGCGGGAAGATCAAACTCGTGCACCTGGAGATGCCCTCCTCGCCGCACATGTACCTGATCGACGTCGCCCGGGTCCGCGAGGCCGCCGGCCCCGACGTCCTCCTCACCCTCGACAGCTCCTTCTCCCCGCCGCCGAACTTCCACGCCCTGCGGCACGGCGTCGACCTGGTGCTCTTCAGCGCCACCAAGTACCTCAGCGGCCACGGCGACATCGTCTGCGGCGTCGCCTCCGGCCGCGAGGAACTCATCGAGAAGCTGCGCTGGTACCGCGACACCACCGGCCCCATCACCGACGGCAACACCGCCTTCCTGCTCCGCCGCAGCCTCTACACCCTCCAGCTGCGCATGGACCGCGTGAACGCCATGGGCCTGGAGGTCGCGCGCTACCTGGAGGGCCACCCCGCCGTCGACCGCGTCTACTACAACGGCCTCGAAAGCCACCCGCACCACAAGCTCGCCCAGCAGTACCTCAACGGCTTCGGCGGCGTGATCACCTTCGAGCTGAAGATGACCGAGGAGCAGACCGCCGCGGTCGTCGACCGCCTCCAGGTCCCCTTCATGGCCTCCAACTTCGGCGCCCCGCACACCCTCGTCGAGCAGAGCACCTTCTTCACGTACTTCGAGTACTCCGAGGAAGAGCTCGTCAGCATCGGCGTGCCGCGCGGCACCGTACGCCTGGCCCTCGGCTACAGCAACGACGTCACCGCGATCATCAAGGACCTCGACCAGGCCCTGTCGCACGTCCAGGGTCAGGCGTGACCGACCGGGTCCACGACCTCGGCGACCCGTACGCCTTCCTGACCCTGCCCGGCTTCGTCCCGCACCTGCGGACCACGCTGAAGCTGGAGGCCCTCAACCCGGCGGGCTCCATCAAGCTCAAGACGGCCCGCGAGATGCTGGCCGCCGCCGAGGAGGAGGGCCTGCTGGGGCCCGGCGCCGCCCTGATCGAGTCGACCTCCGGCAACCTCGGCATCGCGCTGGCCACCCTCTGCGCGGCCACGGGCCACCCGCTGACCCTGGTCACCGACCCGAACACGCCGGCACAGAGCCTGCGCCACATGCGGGCCCTGGGCGCCGAGGTGGTCGTCGTCACCCGCCGGGACGCGGGCGGCGGCTACCTCCAGACCCGCATCGACCTGATCGAGGACCGGCTGCGCAGCACCCCGGGCCTGGTCTGGCTCAACCAGTACCGCAACCCCGCCAACGCCCGGGCCCACCAACGCCACACCATGGCGGAGGTCCTGGACGGATTCGGGGTGCCGGACTGGCTGTTCATCGGCGTCGGCAGCACCGGCACCTTCATGGGCTGCCTCCAGGCGGTACGCGAAAAGCGGCTGGCGACCCGGGTGGTGGCCGTGGACGCGGACGGCTCGGTGATCTTCGGCGGCGAACCCGGCCGCCGGTTCCTGCCGGGCCTGGGCGCCAGCCGCCGCCCCGAACTCTTCGCCGACGACGGCTCCTTCACCAAGGTCCTGGTCGCCGAACGGGACACCGTCCGCACCTGCCGCCGGGTGGCCCGCACGTACGGGCTGCTGCCGGGCGCGTCCACCGGCACCGCCCTGGCCGCGGTGACCGCGCTCGCCCCGGACATCCCGGCGGGCAGCCGGGTCCTGGTCATCGCACCGGACCTCGGCGACCGCTACCTCAGCACCCTCTACGACGACGCGTGGGTGGCCGACACCCTCGGCCCCGACACCCTCGGCCCCGACACGCACGGGACTCACACGCACGGGACCGACACGCACGGGACCGACACGCTCACCACCGAACCACCGGAGCCCCTCCTCACATGCCCGAATTCTCCGTACTGGCCGGCAAGGACATCGTCGAACTCCTCGACGGACGGGAGAGCGAGGTCATCTCCTGGGTCGAGGACGCCTATCTGACCCACGACGCGGGACGCACCGTCAACCCGGACAGCTACTTCCTGCGCTTCCCCGACAAGCCCGACGCGCGGATCATCGCCCTGCCGGCCTTCCTCGGCAGCCCGGAAACCCCCACGGCACACGCGGCACACCGGGCAGGACAGCCCGCGGACACGGACGCGGCCGACGCCGTAGCCGGCATCAAATGGATCAGCAGCTTCCCCGCGAACACCCGCGAAGGGCTGCCCCGCGCCTCCGCCGTCCTCGTCCTCAACGACCACCGCACCGGCTACCCCTTCGCCCTCCTGGAATCGGCCGGCATCAGCGCCGCGCGCACCGCCGCGTCCGCCGCCCTGGCGGCCACCGCACTCCGCGACCGCCCGCCCGCCCGCATCGGCGTGGTCGGCGCCGGTGTGATCGCCCGTACCGTCTGCCGGTACCTGGCCGCCACCGGCATCGAACTGACCGACGTGGTCTGCCACGACCTCGACGCGGACTCCGCAGCGGCGCTCGCCGGCCACCTCGCCGAACGCCACGGCACGGCCGGCCACGCCGTCCGCACCGGCAGCCTCGACGAAGCCCTCACCGCCGACCTCGTCGTCCTCGCCACCACCGCCCTGCACCCGTACATCGGCACCGAACACACCCTGCGGGCCGGCCAGACCGTGCTCAACATCTCGCTGCGCGACCTCCACCCGGAGCTCCTGCTCACCGCCCGCAACGTGGTCGACGACGTCGAGCACTGCCTGAAGGCGAACACCTCGCCGCACCTCGCCGAGCAGCTCCTCGGCGGCGACCGGTCCTTCATCGACGGAACCCTCGCCGACGTGCTGCGCGGCCGCGTCACCCTGACACCCGACCGGCCGGTGGTCTTCTCACCGTTCGGCCTGGGCGTGCTCGACCTCGCCGTGGGCCACCGCCTCCACCGCCGCGCCCGCGAACTGGGACGCCTCCTGGACGTCCCCGGATTCTTCGGCGAGACCCGCCGCTGGTGATCCACCTCATCCCGCTGATCCTGTCCACCGCACCGCCCCCGAAAGGACGAGCCATGTCCGTCGCCGAGACCGAGACCCACCCCACCGAGAACGGCGCCCACGAGAAGCGGGTCCTGGAGCTCGCCGAGTCCGTCTACCGCCACCCCGCGCTCAACAACGCCTTCTACGACCTGTGGCGCTCCACCGAGCTGCCCGCCGAGAAGGTCGAGATCGTCGCCCGGAACTTCTTCGCCCAGGTCGCACCCACCGTCAACCGGCTCGCACTGGTCTTCCTGCGGATGTCCCCGGACGACCTGGTCGCCCGCTCCGAGACGGTCGAGAACCTCAACGACGAGATGGGCAACGGCGACCCGAAGAAGGTCCACACCGTCCTCCTCAAGAACTTCTTCTCGGTGCTGCTCTCCCGCATCCGGGGCCGCGAGGTCGCCTTCGACGACATCGACCCGACCGTGCTGCCCGCCACCCAGCGGGTCGTCGACGAAGGCGCCAAGCTCTTCGGCCACGAGAACGTCAAGGTCGGCTGCGGCGCCCTCCTCGCCCAGGAATGGCACGCCTACGCCCAGCTCGTCTACCTCTACGAGGGCTCCCGCAACTACATGCGGCACTTCGCCCTCGAGGACTTCCACGAGCACTGCGAGTTCTTCTACCTGCACATCGGCGCGGCCGAGAAGGAGCACAAGCTGCACGCCGTCTCCAGCTCCGCGGCCCTGTGCACGACGGAGGAGGACCTGGCCGCCCTGGAGTACGGCTTCACCGGCTACCTCGACCTGCTCGCCGACTTCTGGCAGGAGCTCGCCGCCGCGGCCGACCCGGCCACCGCCACCGGCACCACGGCCGCCTGACCCGGTGCGGGGCGGGCCCCGTCCCGGCCCGCCCCGCACCGCCCCGCACCGCCCGCACCGCCCGCACCGCCCGCACCCCAGAAGCGGCAGCACCGACCCGCACCGCACCCAGGCAAGGAAGTGGAACGCAATGACCGCCGTCCCCCGGTCCGTCGTGGTGATCATCGATCCGCTGCGCGCCGGCACCAAGCTCGCGCAGCTGTTCAACGGGCTCGGCTACCGCTGCGTGGCCGTCCTCAGCCAGGAAAGCGACTCCGCGTTCTGGAGAGCCTCCTTCCGCCCGCAGGACTTCCTTCTGGTCCTCAACGAAGCGGACGGCTTCGACACCCTGCTGCACGGCCTGCGCCCGTACGACGTGTCCTGCCTGGTCCCCGGCGGCGAATCCGGAGTGGACCTCGCCGACCGCCTCACCCCGCACTACCCCGGCGTACCCGCCCTCGACCCGCGGATGGCACACGGCCGCCGCGACAAGTTCCACATGGCCGAACTGCTCACCGCCAACGGCCTCGCCGCCATCCCCCACCTGCGCACCGCCGACCCGGCCGCCGCCGTCGACTGGTTCACCACCCGCAGCGACGGCCACGTCGTCGTGAAACCGCTGGCCGGCACCTCCGCCGAAGGCGTGCGGTTCTGCTCCTCCGCCGCCCAGGTGGAGGCCGCGTTCGCCGAACTCCAGGGCTCGGTCAGCCTCTTCGGCCGCCTCAACGAGGAACTCCTGGTCCAGCAGGACATCGCACACGGCGGCGGCGTCGAGTTCACCGTCAACTCCGTCAGCTCCCGCGGCCGCCACCACGTCACCGACGTGTGGCGGATGCACCGGCAGATGGTCGGCGCCACCGCCGTCTGCACGTACTCCGAGCTCGTCCACCCGCACGAGGCCGACTACGGCGTCCTCGCCACCTACCTCCAGGACGTCCTCGCCGCCCTCGGCATCGACAACGGCACCGCCCACAGCGAGATCATGACCACCGCCGACGGCCCGGTCCTCATCGAGACCGGCGCCCGCATCGAAGGCGCCTGCGACCCCGCCGCGGCACTCACCCTGACCGGCCGCAGCCAGAACTCCCTGCTGCCGCTCGGCTACCTCGACCCGCAGGGCTTCGAGCACGCCATCACCCGGCCCCGCCCCAGCCCCGCCCGGCACGCCCGGCACGTCTACCTGCTCAGCCACCTCGAGGGAAAGGTGGTCCGCGCCCCCGACCTGGACCCGATCCGCCGACTGCCCTCCTTCCACGGCATGGACACCACCCTCGACGCGGTGGACGTCCTCGAGCGCACCGTCAACCTCGCCACCTGCCCCGGCAACCTCTACCTCGTCGCCGACAGCCGGGACCGGCTGGAACGGGACTACGCGACCCTGCGCAGGCTGGAGCAGCGGCTCTACGCGGACATGCTCGGATGAAGCAGTACCGGCAGGTCCTGAAGGTCCCCGGGCTCCGCCGGACCATCGCCCTCGGCTGGTTCGTGAAACTCCCCGTGATCGCGATCCCCGTGGTGCTGGCCCTCCAGGTGACGCTCGGCCTGGACCGCGGCCTCGGCTCCGCCGGACTGGTCACCGGGGCCTGGATGCTGGGCGCGATGACCGGCTCGCCCTTCCTCGGCCGCGCCATGGACCGGTACGGGATGCGGCCCGTCCTGCTGGTCAGCGCCACCGCGCAGGGCCTGTTCTGGGCGACGGCCGCCGCGCTCCCGCACCCGG
It contains:
- a CDS encoding LuxR C-terminal-related transcriptional regulator; translation: MDAFTLEGIPQAEVKKAVRSLVERRLLLAVGTPEAHYVAASPDAASDELVHPVAQQARQLRSAADRLRDELTPVYEGGLARRLRRPAVEELHSVSAVRDQLTRLAAQATFEVLTSQPGGARDEDVLQEAMTRTEELLGRGVRMRTLYQHTAQFSATTTSYVEIVSELGAEVRTLGDGFMRMIAFDQEVVVIELRDNPLGALVIREPNIVGFLVATFERMWGQAEEFPTNHGRDQAIFASDKAKEDIIRLLLLGEQDKVIARRMGMTVRTCQRHIAKIMERIGAKSRVHAGYLLREMEGSIPSAVVAPDSSAPGQPDTRG
- a CDS encoding LysE family translocator, with product MDIQSTLFLSFLLAATIVCITPGPDMLYVMSYGVSQGRTGGVSAAAGVAGGMFVHAVLAALGVALLMSEYPWLLMIFKGIGIAYLIYLGVSIIRDKSDLSVNADKSRRSHAKIAYKAMIVNLTNPKVIVFYVAFLPQFTSPSGWPVPAQLFVLGSIFVSIGFAADALVGVASGALSKRFANSKTFTRRVNVSCGIVMFVLAAILLLDI
- the lysA gene encoding diaminopimelate decarboxylase, giving the protein MSVAEIHPSPAPADVRALRPRVWPTTAAQDPAGVLNIGGVPVTEIAERFGTPAYLFDETDFRMRCSEFRTAFHDFDVYYAGKAFLTRTSARLAEEAGLSLDVCTEGELAYAKAVDYPADRILMHGNNKSEAELAAALAYGVGRIVVDSREELDRLEALAPQFPGTRPKVLLRVTVGVRADTHAHIATAHEDQKFGFSLVSGEAEEAVRRVARGGLLELRGLHSHIGSQILTTDGFVAAARRLLGLRAKLGAEGIALPEIDLGGGFGIAYTADDEPTPPARMADILRTVVAEECAALGTDVPRLAIEPGRAIAGPSGVTLYRVGTVKVREGLRTYVAVDGGMSDNVRTALYDATYSVQLAGRVSDAEPTLVRVVGKHCDAGDVVVKDDHLPSDVRAGDLVAVPGTGAYCRSLAHTYNQIPRPPVIAVADGRARVIVRRETVEDLMALDLG
- a CDS encoding aminotransferase class I/II-fold pyridoxal phosphate-dependent enzyme is translated as MTKHRSTDAYTNSIEAPTYQSASYYFNNADHVKAGLHDRSEPAGRYGRYSNPTWIEVENKLSELSGAESSLLFASGMAAHVTAFLTLLEAGDEVVLPSESYRQVRNVFHHILPKFGVKVHEFSIRDPDAFVANIAALRGKIKLVHLEMPSSPHMYLIDVARVREAAGPDVLLTLDSSFSPPPNFHALRHGVDLVLFSATKYLSGHGDIVCGVASGREELIEKLRWYRDTTGPITDGNTAFLLRRSLYTLQLRMDRVNAMGLEVARYLEGHPAVDRVYYNGLESHPHHKLAQQYLNGFGGVITFELKMTEEQTAAVVDRLQVPFMASNFGAPHTLVEQSTFFTYFEYSEEELVSIGVPRGTVRLALGYSNDVTAIIKDLDQALSHVQGQA
- the sbnA gene encoding 2,3-diaminopropionate biosynthesis protein SbnA, with the translated sequence MTDRVHDLGDPYAFLTLPGFVPHLRTTLKLEALNPAGSIKLKTAREMLAAAEEEGLLGPGAALIESTSGNLGIALATLCAATGHPLTLVTDPNTPAQSLRHMRALGAEVVVVTRRDAGGGYLQTRIDLIEDRLRSTPGLVWLNQYRNPANARAHQRHTMAEVLDGFGVPDWLFIGVGSTGTFMGCLQAVREKRLATRVVAVDADGSVIFGGEPGRRFLPGLGASRRPELFADDGSFTKVLVAERDTVRTCRRVARTYGLLPGASTGTALAAVTALAPDIPAGSRVLVIAPDLGDRYLSTLYDDAWVADTLGPDTLGPDTHGTHTHGTDTHGTDTLTTEPPEPLLTCPNSPYWPARTSSNSSTDGRARSSPGSRTPI
- the sbnB gene encoding 2,3-diaminopropionate biosynthesis protein SbnB — encoded protein: MPEFSVLAGKDIVELLDGRESEVISWVEDAYLTHDAGRTVNPDSYFLRFPDKPDARIIALPAFLGSPETPTAHAAHRAGQPADTDAADAVAGIKWISSFPANTREGLPRASAVLVLNDHRTGYPFALLESAGISAARTAASAALAATALRDRPPARIGVVGAGVIARTVCRYLAATGIELTDVVCHDLDADSAAALAGHLAERHGTAGHAVRTGSLDEALTADLVVLATTALHPYIGTEHTLRAGQTVLNISLRDLHPELLLTARNVVDDVEHCLKANTSPHLAEQLLGGDRSFIDGTLADVLRGRVTLTPDRPVVFSPFGLGVLDLAVGHRLHRRARELGRLLDVPGFFGETRRW
- a CDS encoding iron-containing redox enzyme family protein; its protein translation is MSVAETETHPTENGAHEKRVLELAESVYRHPALNNAFYDLWRSTELPAEKVEIVARNFFAQVAPTVNRLALVFLRMSPDDLVARSETVENLNDEMGNGDPKKVHTVLLKNFFSVLLSRIRGREVAFDDIDPTVLPATQRVVDEGAKLFGHENVKVGCGALLAQEWHAYAQLVYLYEGSRNYMRHFALEDFHEHCEFFYLHIGAAEKEHKLHAVSSSAALCTTEEDLAALEYGFTGYLDLLADFWQELAAAADPATATGTTAA
- a CDS encoding ATP-grasp domain-containing protein, giving the protein MTAVPRSVVVIIDPLRAGTKLAQLFNGLGYRCVAVLSQESDSAFWRASFRPQDFLLVLNEADGFDTLLHGLRPYDVSCLVPGGESGVDLADRLTPHYPGVPALDPRMAHGRRDKFHMAELLTANGLAAIPHLRTADPAAAVDWFTTRSDGHVVVKPLAGTSAEGVRFCSSAAQVEAAFAELQGSVSLFGRLNEELLVQQDIAHGGGVEFTVNSVSSRGRHHVTDVWRMHRQMVGATAVCTYSELVHPHEADYGVLATYLQDVLAALGIDNGTAHSEIMTTADGPVLIETGARIEGACDPAAALTLTGRSQNSLLPLGYLDPQGFEHAITRPRPSPARHARHVYLLSHLEGKVVRAPDLDPIRRLPSFHGMDTTLDAVDVLERTVNLATCPGNLYLVADSRDRLERDYATLRRLEQRLYADMLG